From one Gossypium hirsutum isolate 1008001.06 chromosome D08, Gossypium_hirsutum_v2.1, whole genome shotgun sequence genomic stretch:
- the LOC107963298 gene encoding GATA transcription factor 11, translated as MLGLPYQEMQLIVTLWLLFNGTVCDESSELNQLSGITKASSSRSTTTLNGESVDVKGSTWFQTSSPVSVLETSSACSSAKPAPINPKLSFLVKRDRSKRRRASTFNLQFTLPFISSTGSTSLKKKNLTWLSGSCEIDKSSSEETAVVRKCTHCEVTKTPQWREGPKGPKTLCNACGVRYRSGRLFPEYRPAASPTFVPSLHSNSHKKVIEMRKQCQAAEVGNTIYGVNSTRNRNAV; from the exons ATGCTTGGTTTGCCTTACCAAGAAATGCAGTTGATTGTGACTCTCTGGTTACTGTTCAATGGCACAGTG TGTGATGAGTCTTCAGAGCTAAACCAGTTGTCAGGCATTACCAAAGCATCCTCCAGCAGAAGCACTACTACCCTAAACGGAGAATCTGTGGATGTCAAAGGTTCAACCTGGTTCCAGACTTCTAGTCCAGTGTCTGTACTTGAAACCAGTAGCGCTTGCTCATCTGCAAAGCCGGCACCTATCAACCCTAAGCTAAGTTTCCTGGTGAAACGTGACCGAAGCAAGCGCAGGCGAGCATCTACCTTTAACCTGCAGTTCACATTGCCTTTCATATCCTCCACAGGATCTACTTCCTTG AAGAAAAAGAACCTGACATGGCTTTCAGGTTCCTGTGAGATCGACAAATCCTCCTCCGAAGAGACTGCTGTTGTTAGGAAATGTACGCACTGTGAAGTTACAAAAACTCCACAATGGAGAGAAGGACCCAAGGGTCCAAAGACCCTTTGTAATGCATGTGGGGTTCGCTACAGGTCTGGCCGCCTCTTTCCAGAATACCGTCCTGCTGCAAGTCCTACATTTGTTCCATCATTGCACTCCAACTCTCACAAGAAGGTGATAGAGATGAGGAAACAATGCCAAGCTGCCGAAGTCGGTAACACCATCTACGGTGTTAATTCCACCAGAAATAGAAATGCGGTTTAA